GATGACGTCGCCGTTCTGGCCTGGCAGCACCGTCGCGTGCCCATTCACGAAGGGCAGCAGAACCGTCTGGGCAAAGCAAACATGATGCTGGGCGGTGATTTTGTTATCGGTGACAAAGTGAATGACTGCGCCGGCAAGTTTTTGCTCAAGGTCGGCAATCTCAGCTTTAGCCGCTTTCTCAGCTTTTTGCCCAACGGTGAGCATTTTCAGCCGCTGGTGCGCTTTGTCTCTTTCATTCTTCGCGATCAGTTGGCCTGGGATCTGCGTCTGGGCTTTGCGGAAGGCGAAGCCAAGGGCTTAAGCCTGGGCAGTGAGCAAAGCAGCCGGTTGGGATGGAGCAGCTTTCTCGGGCAGCCGCCCGCGGATCCCTATGTGACGATTTGTGTGCAGGAGTAAATGTGAACGTAACCCATCCACTCACGTTGGTTGTGCTCAACAGTGAGCAGCTCGATATCAATTCTCAGGTGCAGCACCAGTTCGATCATCGTGGTGGCACGCTGGGCGCGTCGGAAAAAGACCAATGGCAACTGCGGGATCGGCTTGGCTCCGTGGTGCCGGAGCACGCCCGTATCGACATGACCGACGGCTATTTCAGCCTGTGCGATCTGAGCGGTCAGTCTTTTATTAACGGATCGCTGTCGCCGATTGGGCGCGATCGCAAAGTCATTTTGTCGCACGGCGATGAACTGGTGATTGGGCCTTTCCGACTGGGCGTTTATATCGGCGATCCCACCACGGAACAGGATATCGATCAGATATTAGGGCAGGGCACGGTCGATGTGCTGGGCGATTGGTTAACGGAAGATAAAAAAAAGCGCTCAACCGATCTGGCCGATCCCACGGTTGTGCTGAATGACCCGCTGTGGGCACTACAAAAAGAGCAGAGCCAGCCACTCTTGCCATCAGACAGTGAGACGGTCGGCGCATCGCTCACGACCTCTCTTTCTTCTTTTTCTTCTGCTGAGGACACCATGGATCAGAAATTTGTGGAATTACCGACCATCAACACACCGTACGCGGGAGAAGGGCTGGAGGGCTACAACGATGGCACGTCTCTGGCGCCGCTGATGCGCGGGCTGGGGCTGTCGCTTCAGCCGGGCGATGATGCACGATTGCGCGAAATGCTGGAAGAGATGGGGAAAAGCCTGCGCGCGATGGTGGAAGGCCTGCTGGCATTACAGACGGAACAGGCTGCAATGGCGGACACGCATTTACGCCCGATTGAAGATAACCCACTGCGTCTGGGGCTGGGCTATGCCGATACGCTGTCGGTGCTGTTTGCCGAAGGGAAAAGCCCAGTGCACCTGTCTGCGCCCGCCGCCGTGGAAGAAGTGTTGAACAATGTGCGGGTGCATCACATCGCGAATCAGCAGGCGATTGCCGTGGCGTTGGAAAATATTCTTCAGGCCTTCTCGCCTGCCGCGCTGCTCAGCCGCTTTGAGCACTATCGCCGCAGTGGCGAACCGCTGGCGGCCGATGACGGCTGGGCGTGGCAGATGTATCAGCACTACTACCGAGAATTAACGTCACCGCGCCAGCAGGGCTTCCAGAAACTGTTCCATCAGGTGTATGCACAGGCGTATGACCGTTCCGTGCGTCAACAGCAGGAGCAAAAATAATGCTGCGGGCTCTGTGCTTATGTTCCCTGATGTTCCTGCTGTCGGGGTGTACCACGCTGGGCAAGATGGCGCAGGTGGCGGCGAATCCCGACATTCAGGTAGGCAATAATAATCATCAGCCTTCTACCGTGGGGTTTAGCCTGCTGGCGGAACCGGACGTTAACCCGAACGACAGCGGTGAAGCCGCGCCTATCGAATTCCAACTGGTTCTGTTGGCGGAAGATTCGCGTCTGTTAGCTACCGATTACGACCAGATCACGACGGATATCGAAAAGGCGTTAACCAAAAATTACCTCAGCCATCAGGACTACACGCTGTTGCCGGGGCAGTTCAAATACCTGCCGCCCGAAGCGCTGGATGAAAAGGTGCACTACCTCGGCGTGGTGGCGCGCTATGCGGACTCGGAAAGCGCCGAATGGCGCAAAGTCATCAAGCTAAAGAATACCGGGCAGACGTATCAGATCCTCGTGCACCTGCGCAGGGATGAAGTCGAAATCAAAAAAGACCAAGAAGAAGAATAACTATGTCGAGTCGCAATCGCATTATCTGGCGGGAAGGTCTGTTCATTAAACCGCAGCATTTTCAACAACAGCAACGACACACCGATTACGCACTGCACGCGCGTCTCAGCGCCCTCAGTGACTATTTCTATGGCTTGCAGTCGCTGGCGATTAATGAGGAATACCTCAATTTTGGCCGCATCGCGCTGGTTAACGCCAGCGGTGTGATGCCTGACGGCACCGTGTTCAATATTCCGGGTGATGACGCTCTGCCGCTGCCGTTGGAGATTACCGACGTCGCGCTGGCAAACCAGAAAGTGTATCTGGCGTTGCCGCTGGCGGTGAATGGCGTTAGTGAAGTCGGCCAACCGGGACAGGGGATCGCCAGCCGCCTGCAATCGCATCGGCATGATGTGCGCGATCTGCACAGCGACGGCGGCGACATCGTTTCTCTGGAGGTCGGTAAAGTCAGCCTGCGCCTGATGCTCGATCGTGACGATCGCAGCGCCTATGCCTCGCTGGCGATTGCCAACATTCTGGATAAGCGCCCTGACGGCGGCTTGATTCTGGATCCTAACTTTATGCCGTGCAGCATCAGCGTCACCGCGATCCCCACTTTAAAACGCTTTCTGGGTGAATCCGCCGGTTTAGTGGCAGAGCGCGCACGCAGTCTGGCGCAGCGTATTGCCGCCCCGGGACAGCAGGGCGTCGCGGACGTGGCTGAATTCATGATGCTGCAATTGCTTAACCGCGCTCAGCCTAAATTGTCGCATCTGGCGCGTCTTGGCACGTTGCACCCCGAACGCCTGCACGAAACGCTGGTTGAACTGTGCGGTGAGCTGATGACGTTTACCGATGAGTCGCGCCTGCCGCCGGAATTCCCCGCCTATCGCCACGAACACCAGCAAGCCAGCTTTGAGCCGCTGATGATGGCGCTGCGTCAGGCGCTGAGCACCGTGCTGTCGCCGCGTGCCGTCTCCATCCAACTGAAGAAACAGCCATACGGCGTGATGGTGGCAATGGTTGGCGATGCAGAATTGATGGCCAGCGCCGAGTTTGTACTGGCGGTGCGTGCGCGTATGCCGCAGGAGCATCTGCGTAAACAGCTGCTGCAACAAACGAAGATCGCCTCCAGCGAGAAGATCCGCGAACTGATTAGCCTGCAACTGCCGGGCATCCCGCTGCTGCCGTTGCCGGTGGCGCCGCGCCAACTGCCTTATCACGCGGGTTACAGCTATTTCCAACTGGATAGACAAAGCCCTGCCTGGCAGATGCTGGTGTCCGGCAATACGTTGGCGTTCCACATTGCTGGCGAATTCCCAGAACTGGATATGCAGCTTTGGGCTATTCGTGGCCAGTAGTCAGGAGAGGAAGAGATGAGCATCGAAGTGATTAAAAATGAGCAACTGGGCGATCTGCTTTTTGACCATGCCCGACAAATGGATATGGACTCCGACTACTGGTTCCGCCTGCGTGGACAAAGCATTAATCCGATGGTGGATGCGGTCACGCCGCTGTTGGGCATGGTGGAGCGGGTACGTCAGCTCTCGGCCTATGAGGGCGTAGAGGATCTGTACCAGCGTGTGGTGTCTGAAATTCAGGCTATCGAACAGGAATTACATTCTCATGGCTACGAAAACGGCGTGATTTTGTCGTTCCGCTACATCCTCTGCACCTTCATTGATGAAGCCGTGATGGGGCGGGAGTGGGGCGGTCAAAGCATGTGGTCGGCCCATTCTCTGCTGACCCGTTTTCACAATGAAACCTGGGGTGGCGAAAAGGTGTTTGTCCTGCTGGAGAAGCTGCTGGATGACCCCACCCGCTATCGCGACATTCTGGAGTTTATCTACCTCTGTCTCTGTCTGGGTTTTGAAGGGCGCTATCGGGTGATGACGCAGGGGCGTGAAGAACTGAACCGCGTTGTAAACAAGCTGCATGACACCCTACGCCCAGAGCCTGCGAATTCGCCGACGGTTTTCCACCTGAATCTGGGGCAGCAAGCCTCGCGCTATCAGCTGCGCAGACAGGTGTCATTACGCACGCTGTTTGTCGGCGTGTGTGTGGTCTTGGTGGCCGCCTTCGGCCTGTACCGCTATCAGCTAACTCATCAAACCCAGGACGTACTGCGTCAGCTGGGAGAATTATTACAATAACAGGAGCTACACCGTGATTCGAATTGAACTGCCGACACTGGTTGAACGACTCAACCCCGTGTGCCGTCATATGCTGGAAGAAGCGGCGGCACTCTGTATTCAACATCAGGGCGCGGAAATCCGTATTGAGCATCTGTTGCTGAAAATGCTGGAAACGCCGCTGTGTGATGTGCGCCAGATCCTCAAGCGTGCGGGCGTGGATGCGGATGAGCTGTCTTCGCTACTGTTGCCTTCCTCCATGGATAAAGAATTTGACGCGGGCTATCCCTCATTCTCCCCTCTGCTGGTGGAGTGGTTACAGGATAGCTGGCTGCTGGCCTCGGCTGAATTTCAACACGTACGCCTGCGCAGCGGCATTTTGCTGCTGGTCTTGCTGCTGACGCCCAATCGCTATGTGGCAGGCGCGGTATCCCGCCCGTTGGCGCAGATTAACCGTGAGCTTTTACGTCAGCAGTTTGATGAGTGGGTGAAGGATTCGGTGGAAACGGAGGTCGCGGTGCAATCCGCCACGGCCGAACAGGCTGCTGCGGCGAACACGCAACTCTCTCGCTATACCCAAAACGTGACGGAATCCGCCCGACAGGGGCAACTGGATCCGGTGCTGTGCCGCGACCATGAAATCGATCTGATGATCGACATTCTCTCCCGCCGTCGTAAAAACAACCCGATTGTGGTCGGGGAAGCGGGCGTCGGTAAAAGTGCGCTGATCGAAGGGCTGGCGCTGCGTATCGTGGCCGGTGCCGTGCCGGAAAGATTACGGGATGTGGAACTGCTCACGCTCGATCTGGGTGCGATGCAGGCCGGTGCCTCGGTTAAAGGTGAATTTGAGAAGCGCTTCAAGGGCGTGATGCAGGAAGTGAAGGATGCGCCGCGCCCTATCATTCTGTTTATCGATGAAGCGCATACGCTCATCGGGGCGGGCAATCAGGCCGGTGGGCTGGATGTTTCCAACCTGCTCAAGCCTGCACTGGCGCGCGGTGAACTGCGTACTATCGCAGCCACGACCTGGAGTGAGTACAAAAAATACGTCGAGAAAGACGCTGCGCTTTCCCGTCGTTTCCAGCTCGTCAAAGTCGGTGAGCCAAACGCGGAAGAAGCCACGGTTATCCTGCGTGGGCTGCGCGGCATCTATGAAAAAGCACACGGCGTTCTGATTGATGAAGATGCGCTTCAGGCGGCTGCGAAGCTGTCGGCACGCTATATCTCGGGTCGCCAACTGCCCGATAAGGCCATCGACGTGCTGGATACTGCCAGCGCGCGCGTGGCCATTAACCTGACGACGCCACCGCGTGCGGTCAGCCAGCTACAAACCCGTCTGCATCAGCAGGAGATGGAAATCACCCAGCTTGAGCGTCAGGCGCGTATTGGTCTGGGCAATACCGAAGAACGCTTAGCCGAGCTGCGTGACGCCCGCGAAACCGGTGCGGTACAGCTGGCACAGCTGGAAGCAGATTGGCAGCAGCAGAAAACACAGGTTCAACGCGTGATTGAACTGCGCACGGCTCTACTTGATGAAGAACAGTCTGTTGATTTTGATACGGTGTCGGCAGCAGCGGAACTGGCGGCCTGTGAACAGGCGCTGGAAGCGCTGCAACAGTCCTCCGTGCTGGTCTCTCCCCACGTTGATAAAACGCAAATTGCGGCCGTTATTGCCGAGTGGACGGGCGTGCCGCTGAACCGCATCTCACAGAGTGAAATGGATGTCGTCACGCGCCTGCCTGAATTCCTGGGGGATTTAATTAAAGGGCAGCAGTTGGCGATTGCTCAATTGCATAAACATCTGCTGACCGCGCGTGCGGATCTGCGTCGTCCGGGGCGTCCACTGGGGGCTTTCCTGCTGGTAGGGCCGAGCGGCGTGGGTAAAACGGAAACCGTGCTCCAGATTGCCGACCTGATGTTTGGCGGACGCAACTATCTCACCACCATCAATATGTCCGAGTATCAGGAAAAGCATACGGTTTCACGCCTGATCGGTTCGCCGCCGGGCTACGTCGGGTTTGGTGAAGGCGGCGTGTTGACCGAAGCCATCCGCCAGAAACCGTATTCCGTGGTGCTGCTGGATGAGGTGGAGAAAGCGCACCCGGATGTCCTGAACCTGTTCTATCAGGCGTTTGATAAAGGTGAACTTGCCGATGGTGAAGGCCGGGTGATCGACTGCCGCAACGTGGTGTTCTTCCTGACGTCCAACCTCGGGTTCCAGACGATTGTGAACTACGCCGAGCAGTCGGATGTGTTGCTGGATGCGCTTTACCCTGAACTGGCAGCCTTCTTCAAACCCGCGCTCTTGGCACGTATGGAAGTCATCCCTTACCTGCCGCTGGCGCATGACACCATGGTTGAGATCGTGCAGGGCAAACTGTCGCGTCTGGTGTCCCTGTTGCAACAGCGCTTTGGGGCGGAAGTCATCATTGAGAACGAAGTGCCGGAAGAGATTCTGCGGTTGGCAAACCGCAGCGAAAATGGCGCGCGTATGCTCGAATCGGTCATTGATGGCGCCTTGCTGCCACCGGTCTCGCTACAGCTGCTGCAACGCATGTCTGCGGGTGAACCTGTCAGCCGTATTCATTTCCGCGTCGAAGCCGGCCAGTTCCAGACTGAGGTTGAGGGCTGAGTATGCAACATGCCCTCGAACTGGCGCTTGCACTCACCCGACAGCATGACGAGGCCGGTCTGTGCGACTGGCTGCTGGAGACGATGCAGGCCGCCTGGCAGCCTCAAGGGATGCTACTGGGTATGGTGGATGTCAGCGGCAGGCAACTGACCTGCCAGGGACGAGTGCATGAAACGCCGGTGGCGCTGAG
This genomic interval from Pectobacterium aquaticum contains the following:
- the tssH gene encoding type VI secretion system ATPase TssH, producing the protein MIRIELPTLVERLNPVCRHMLEEAAALCIQHQGAEIRIEHLLLKMLETPLCDVRQILKRAGVDADELSSLLLPSSMDKEFDAGYPSFSPLLVEWLQDSWLLASAEFQHVRLRSGILLLVLLLTPNRYVAGAVSRPLAQINRELLRQQFDEWVKDSVETEVAVQSATAEQAAAANTQLSRYTQNVTESARQGQLDPVLCRDHEIDLMIDILSRRRKNNPIVVGEAGVGKSALIEGLALRIVAGAVPERLRDVELLTLDLGAMQAGASVKGEFEKRFKGVMQEVKDAPRPIILFIDEAHTLIGAGNQAGGLDVSNLLKPALARGELRTIAATTWSEYKKYVEKDAALSRRFQLVKVGEPNAEEATVILRGLRGIYEKAHGVLIDEDALQAAAKLSARYISGRQLPDKAIDVLDTASARVAINLTTPPRAVSQLQTRLHQQEMEITQLERQARIGLGNTEERLAELRDARETGAVQLAQLEADWQQQKTQVQRVIELRTALLDEEQSVDFDTVSAAAELAACEQALEALQQSSVLVSPHVDKTQIAAVIAEWTGVPLNRISQSEMDVVTRLPEFLGDLIKGQQLAIAQLHKHLLTARADLRRPGRPLGAFLLVGPSGVGKTETVLQIADLMFGGRNYLTTINMSEYQEKHTVSRLIGSPPGYVGFGEGGVLTEAIRQKPYSVVLLDEVEKAHPDVLNLFYQAFDKGELADGEGRVIDCRNVVFFLTSNLGFQTIVNYAEQSDVLLDALYPELAAFFKPALLARMEVIPYLPLAHDTMVEIVQGKLSRLVSLLQQRFGAEVIIENEVPEEILRLANRSENGARMLESVIDGALLPPVSLQLLQRMSAGEPVSRIHFRVEAGQFQTEVEG
- the tssJ gene encoding type VI secretion system lipoprotein TssJ, producing MLRALCLCSLMFLLSGCTTLGKMAQVAANPDIQVGNNNHQPSTVGFSLLAEPDVNPNDSGEAAPIEFQLVLLAEDSRLLATDYDQITTDIEKALTKNYLSHQDYTLLPGQFKYLPPEALDEKVHYLGVVARYADSESAEWRKVIKLKNTGQTYQILVHLRRDEVEIKKDQEEE
- the tagH gene encoding type VI secretion system-associated FHA domain protein TagH, translated to MNVTHPLTLVVLNSEQLDINSQVQHQFDHRGGTLGASEKDQWQLRDRLGSVVPEHARIDMTDGYFSLCDLSGQSFINGSLSPIGRDRKVILSHGDELVIGPFRLGVYIGDPTTEQDIDQILGQGTVDVLGDWLTEDKKKRSTDLADPTVVLNDPLWALQKEQSQPLLPSDSETVGASLTTSLSSFSSAEDTMDQKFVELPTINTPYAGEGLEGYNDGTSLAPLMRGLGLSLQPGDDARLREMLEEMGKSLRAMVEGLLALQTEQAAMADTHLRPIEDNPLRLGLGYADTLSVLFAEGKSPVHLSAPAAVEEVLNNVRVHHIANQQAIAVALENILQAFSPAALLSRFEHYRRSGEPLAADDGWAWQMYQHYYRELTSPRQQGFQKLFHQVYAQAYDRSVRQQQEQK
- the icmH gene encoding type IVB secretion system protein IcmH/DotU, which codes for MSIEVIKNEQLGDLLFDHARQMDMDSDYWFRLRGQSINPMVDAVTPLLGMVERVRQLSAYEGVEDLYQRVVSEIQAIEQELHSHGYENGVILSFRYILCTFIDEAVMGREWGGQSMWSAHSLLTRFHNETWGGEKVFVLLEKLLDDPTRYRDILEFIYLCLCLGFEGRYRVMTQGREELNRVVNKLHDTLRPEPANSPTVFHLNLGQQASRYQLRRQVSLRTLFVGVCVVLVAAFGLYRYQLTHQTQDVLRQLGELLQ
- the tssK gene encoding type VI secretion system baseplate subunit TssK; this encodes MSSRNRIIWREGLFIKPQHFQQQQRHTDYALHARLSALSDYFYGLQSLAINEEYLNFGRIALVNASGVMPDGTVFNIPGDDALPLPLEITDVALANQKVYLALPLAVNGVSEVGQPGQGIASRLQSHRHDVRDLHSDGGDIVSLEVGKVSLRLMLDRDDRSAYASLAIANILDKRPDGGLILDPNFMPCSISVTAIPTLKRFLGESAGLVAERARSLAQRIAAPGQQGVADVAEFMMLQLLNRAQPKLSHLARLGTLHPERLHETLVELCGELMTFTDESRLPPEFPAYRHEHQQASFEPLMMALRQALSTVLSPRAVSIQLKKQPYGVMVAMVGDAELMASAEFVLAVRARMPQEHLRKQLLQQTKIASSEKIRELISLQLPGIPLLPLPVAPRQLPYHAGYSYFQLDRQSPAWQMLVSGNTLAFHIAGEFPELDMQLWAIRGQ